In the Helianthus annuus cultivar XRQ/B chromosome 11, HanXRQr2.0-SUNRISE, whole genome shotgun sequence genome, one interval contains:
- the LOC110887787 gene encoding uncharacterized protein LOC110887787, with amino-acid sequence MSISIDSNNLSFVNDFNPGKDMWNMKVRIIRKWNQGYKMDLIFIDEKGAKIQAEDAVVILSKFGVGENKDLYKVAVQPYKINFYRCTTVTPASDWQCVKYGFNFRAYEDILQGEALNALSMLLDLWFVVEILKSLIDLQRRLRRSISILKTWSEYTVQSDKFATRIFLNEEIDEVNELRRSLILKFGQGSGSTSQTILSSQNVFPLHKEFVTDGVKKHVDEISEIEKEMSCVVVATIKIVQEEYSWFYAACRKCFKKVMGKSEYLQNVENVSDDIVRLPVTSLVCPKCHSECTSITTKFKVQVQVHDESGSVSFVMFDRDVQKLLGLAASDIRERQSSILKMTIVFILCKKTCDDLVIIAELVGRDGNGDENTEEVTQEVADVKDVNLSKSSQVSAE; translated from the exons ATGTCAATATCAATTGACAGTAACAATCTTAGTTTTGTTAACGATTTCAATCCTGGGAAAGATATGTGGAACATGAAAGTGAGAATTATTCGAAAATGGAATCAGGGTTACAAGATGGatctcatcttcattgatgaaaaG GGTGCTAAGATTCAAGCAG AAGATGCTGTTGTGATTCTGTCGAAATTTGGTGTTGGTGAgaataaagatttatataaaGTAGCAGTGCAGCCttataaaatcaacttttatAGATGCACAACTGTTACTCCTGCGAGCGATTGGCAATGTGTTAAGTATGGTTTCAACTTCAGAGCTTATGAAGATATTCTTCAAGGAGAGGCGTTAAACGCTTTGAGT ATGTTGTTGGATCTGTGGTTTGTTGTGGAGATCTTGAAATCTTTGATTGACCTCCAAAGGAGACTAAGAAGATCAATTTCGATATTGAAGACTTGGA GTGAATATACTGTTCAAAGTGATAAGTTTGCAACACGGATTTTTCTAaatgaagaaattgatgaagTTAATGAGCTAAGGAGGAG TCTTATACTGAAGTTTGGACAAGGGAGTGGTTCTACTTCTCAAACAATACTATCGTCTCAGAATGTTTTTCCATTGCATAAAGAATTTGTAACTGATGGTgtgaagaaacatgttgatgagatTAGTGAGATAGAAAAG GAAATGTCTTGTGTCGTGGTTGCGACAATTAAGATTGTGCAAGAAGAGTATAGTTGGTTTTATGCTGCCTGTCGTAAGTGTTTCAAGAAGGTGATGGGTAAAAGTGAATACTTGCAGAAtgttgaaaatgtttcagatgaTATTGTTCGATTACCTGTGACTTCTTTGGTTTGTCCCAAATGTCATAGTGAATGTACATCGATCACCACAAA GTTCAAGGTGCAAGTCCAGGTGCATGATGAGAGTGGTAGTGTTTCTTTTGTTATGTTTGATAGAGATGTTCAGAAGCTTCTTGGATTAGCAGCGAGTGACATAAGAGAGAGGCAG AGTTCAATCTTAAAAATGACTATCGTGTTTATACTGTGCAAAAAAACATGTGATGATCTAGTAATAATTGCTGAGTTGGTTGGTAGAGATGGTAATGGTGATGAAAATACTGAGGAG GTTACTCAAGAGGTAGCTGATGTTAAAGATgttaacctttcaaaatcttcCCAGGTGTCTGCTGAATGA